A section of the Aminiphilus circumscriptus DSM 16581 genome encodes:
- the queD gene encoding 6-carboxytetrahydropterin synthase QueD gives MLLRREFSFDAAHRLEQYHGKCEALHGHTYRFSVTLEGDPDSEGMVLDFVELKSIVSENVLSFLDHSYLNNVIPQPTAEYIALWIWRRIEPFLRGRGASLSEVQVWETATCSVILRREDLERVSS, from the coding sequence ATGCTTTTGAGACGGGAATTCTCCTTCGACGCGGCCCATCGATTGGAACAGTATCACGGCAAGTGCGAGGCACTGCACGGCCATACCTATCGTTTTTCCGTCACCCTCGAGGGCGACCCCGATTCCGAGGGAATGGTGCTTGATTTCGTGGAACTCAAGAGCATCGTCTCCGAAAACGTCCTGTCTTTTCTGGACCACTCCTATCTCAACAATGTGATTCCCCAACCCACCGCGGAATACATCGCCCTCTGGATCTGGAGGAGGATCGAGCCGTTCCTCCGTGGACGCGGCGCGTCTCTCTCCGAGGTCCAGGTGTGGGAGACCGCCACCTGTTCCGTGATCCTCCGCAGGGAAGACCTGGAGAGAGTCTCGTCGTGA
- the folP gene encoding dihydropteroate synthase — translation MTLWEESLARPEALRRRFEEMGCSPEDMVSPELVEGVLAFHLFWAPETLRNILSREAAAVGVRIVWSRPEKGTVSKEALLLGTPKQLEGIAARLASASETEARTWGEQLRRALAGRVIRQWRLPLPRGRELRLGGRTLIMGILNLTEDSFFAGSRVTGSSCISRALSMVEDGADILDLGAESTRPGAVPVSEEEETSRLVPALRAIRERLPEAVLSVDTTKASVARACVAAGADLVNDISGLGFDPDLASAVGELGVPLVLMHIRGTPETMQNDPNYENLAAEMNAYFEERLSRAEAAGIPRDRIVLDPGIGFGKTTAHNMALLHHPEFFRAFGRPLLVGHSRKSSFGKILRLPNPEDRLESTLAVTALCAWQGVEILRVHDVRENVRVVRTIEAVKTLGA, via the coding sequence GTGACGCTCTGGGAGGAGTCTCTTGCCCGGCCGGAGGCCCTTCGCCGGAGGTTCGAGGAGATGGGCTGCTCTCCGGAGGACATGGTCAGTCCGGAGCTGGTGGAGGGCGTTCTCGCCTTCCATCTCTTTTGGGCGCCGGAGACCTTGCGGAACATCCTCTCCAGAGAGGCTGCCGCAGTGGGAGTCCGCATAGTATGGTCCCGTCCGGAGAAGGGAACGGTTTCCAAGGAAGCGCTCCTCCTCGGCACGCCGAAACAGCTCGAAGGAATTGCGGCACGTCTCGCCTCTGCATCCGAAACGGAGGCGAGGACATGGGGAGAGCAACTCCGGCGCGCTCTCGCGGGCAGAGTGATCCGGCAATGGAGGCTTCCGTTGCCCCGGGGGCGCGAGCTGCGTCTGGGAGGGCGCACTCTGATCATGGGGATCCTCAACCTCACGGAGGATTCGTTTTTCGCCGGAAGCCGCGTGACCGGCTCCTCCTGCATCTCCAGGGCTCTTTCCATGGTCGAGGATGGGGCGGACATCCTCGATCTCGGTGCCGAATCCACCCGGCCCGGTGCAGTTCCTGTCTCCGAAGAGGAAGAGACGTCCCGCCTCGTTCCCGCCCTGAGGGCGATTCGGGAACGTCTCCCTGAGGCGGTGCTCTCCGTGGACACCACGAAGGCATCCGTGGCGAGGGCCTGTGTCGCCGCAGGAGCCGATCTGGTGAACGACATCTCCGGACTCGGTTTCGACCCGGATCTCGCCTCCGCCGTAGGAGAACTCGGCGTTCCTCTGGTGCTCATGCACATCCGCGGAACTCCTGAAACGATGCAGAACGATCCGAATTACGAGAACCTGGCGGCGGAGATGAATGCGTATTTTGAAGAACGCCTCTCCAGGGCCGAAGCGGCGGGCATTCCGAGGGACCGGATCGTCCTCGATCCCGGCATCGGCTTCGGCAAGACCACGGCTCACAATATGGCACTCCTGCACCATCCGGAGTTCTTTCGCGCCTTCGGAAGACCTCTTCTCGTGGGACATTCGAGAAAAAGCTCCTTTGGCAAGATTCTCCGTCTGCCGAATCCGGAGGATCGACTGGAGAGCACTCTGGCGGTTACCGCCCTCTGTGCCTGGCAGGGCGTGGAGATTCTCCGGGTCCACGACGTGCGGGAGAACGTACGGGTGGTGCGCACCATCGAGGCGGTGAAGACCCTCGGCGCCTGA
- a CDS encoding DUF2193 domain-containing protein: MSIHEKMIKEAVGATRSVYGVIKEKRGGVFKLTDAKPYVDAVNTMTAEGGQCKEVIDLHVKSVNAHYEILCGLTDTIRPEDDPFVEHYQTPAILEVLYESDPAFKKSMWQFIDAIAANKALIGLEAVRRYGGMYGPTCVVDFAMSVGSVPNLVNRILRNMDMPKAHKKTILASKSWGMNTSYGLGGAFRAALEAGKSAAEAEQAEVEMLQFIYREPIAAQTHLMATHNLGGHGGHSSFDVGKYMKQYKDRMRGSIEAAAKAGVHYANICAVPAYCVGDVGHHIAQSAYNMFKDDMVFGIYESVMDVFEATLRKGIEMEAFKSEWDVLAVATGAPAAASAYILWLDSFTVPMVVDLLTKRFYNYAAMNPKRGEADELHNVDFMDVLARGEQILDISPIGAGAKIKGIPLDFSPIDKHPVVSNPQRYTYPACAITQRFAALMSLADFPCYLTPECTTATLMTNIIALNPDKPGAPVRACKGCAVTSLIKRNVPYVKGCGQGDNGYCEWHLSV, translated from the coding sequence ATGTCGATCCACGAAAAGATGATCAAAGAGGCGGTCGGAGCGACGCGTTCCGTCTATGGCGTCATCAAGGAAAAGCGGGGAGGCGTGTTCAAGCTGACGGATGCCAAGCCCTACGTGGACGCGGTCAACACCATGACCGCCGAAGGAGGGCAGTGCAAGGAGGTCATCGATCTCCACGTCAAGTCCGTGAACGCTCATTATGAGATTTTGTGCGGTCTCACCGACACGATTCGTCCCGAGGACGATCCCTTCGTGGAGCACTACCAGACTCCGGCGATCCTGGAAGTCCTCTACGAGAGCGATCCGGCGTTCAAGAAGTCCATGTGGCAGTTCATCGACGCCATCGCCGCGAACAAGGCACTCATCGGCCTTGAGGCGGTACGGCGCTACGGCGGCATGTACGGTCCCACCTGCGTGGTGGACTTCGCCATGTCCGTGGGTTCCGTTCCGAACCTGGTGAACCGGATTCTTCGCAACATGGACATGCCGAAGGCGCACAAGAAGACCATTCTCGCCTCCAAGTCCTGGGGGATGAACACGTCCTACGGTCTCGGAGGAGCCTTCCGGGCGGCTCTGGAGGCGGGCAAGAGCGCCGCCGAGGCGGAACAGGCCGAGGTCGAGATGCTCCAGTTCATCTACCGGGAACCCATCGCCGCCCAGACCCACCTCATGGCCACCCACAATCTCGGTGGCCACGGCGGCCACAGTTCCTTCGACGTGGGAAAATACATGAAGCAGTACAAGGACAGGATGCGGGGCTCCATCGAGGCAGCGGCGAAAGCAGGGGTGCATTACGCGAACATCTGCGCCGTTCCCGCCTACTGTGTGGGCGACGTGGGGCACCATATCGCCCAGTCTGCCTACAACATGTTCAAGGACGACATGGTCTTCGGCATTTACGAATCGGTGATGGACGTCTTCGAAGCGACGCTCCGGAAGGGAATCGAGATGGAGGCCTTCAAGAGTGAGTGGGACGTTCTCGCGGTGGCCACGGGAGCGCCCGCGGCGGCGTCGGCCTACATCCTCTGGCTCGACAGTTTCACTGTTCCCATGGTGGTGGATCTCCTCACGAAGCGCTTCTACAATTACGCCGCCATGAATCCCAAGCGCGGCGAGGCGGACGAGCTGCACAATGTGGACTTCATGGATGTTCTGGCCAGAGGGGAGCAGATTCTGGACATTTCCCCCATCGGCGCGGGAGCAAAGATCAAGGGAATTCCCCTCGACTTCTCCCCCATCGACAAGCATCCCGTGGTGTCCAATCCGCAGCGCTACACCTACCCCGCCTGCGCCATCACGCAGCGCTTCGCCGCCCTTATGAGCCTGGCGGATTTCCCCTGCTATCTCACTCCCGAGTGCACGACGGCGACACTGATGACGAACATCATCGCCCTCAATCCCGACAAGCCCGGTGCCCCCGTCCGGGCCTGTAAAGGATGCGCCGTGACGTCTCTGATCAAGCGGAACGTTCCCTACGTGAAGGGGTGCGGCCAGGGCGACAACGGTTACTGCGAGTGGCATCTGTCGGTCTAG
- a CDS encoding methylene-tetrahydromethanopterin dehydrogenase N-terminal domain-containing protein: MKKILLQLDADEHPSVFDAVTALDAEVDVLLRHGNVRAASVQALIHGLLFPRGPEELHHSAVFIGGSSVTAGEEILDATKAAFFGPFRVSVLFDANGCNTTAAAATAKIAAAAGGLEGKHVVVLGGTGPVGCRAAALLAKAGARVFLTSRTFSRAEATAQSLLERFGATVCPVVARSPEETRSILEGAEIVLAAGAAGVTLLPESVWTSLSELKVLADCNAVPPAGIEGIKPGWNGREREGKILFGALGIGELKMRVHKACLKRLFEASDRIWDAEEVFAEAREHMTT; the protein is encoded by the coding sequence ATGAAAAAAATACTGCTGCAGCTCGACGCGGATGAACATCCCAGCGTGTTCGACGCGGTGACGGCCCTTGACGCGGAGGTGGATGTGCTGCTTCGCCACGGAAACGTCCGGGCAGCGTCCGTCCAAGCCCTCATTCACGGGCTGCTCTTTCCCCGTGGTCCCGAGGAACTCCATCATAGCGCCGTTTTCATCGGCGGCTCCTCCGTCACTGCGGGAGAGGAAATTCTCGACGCGACAAAGGCCGCCTTCTTCGGCCCTTTTCGCGTCTCCGTCCTCTTCGACGCCAACGGCTGCAACACCACCGCGGCGGCGGCGACGGCGAAGATCGCCGCCGCCGCGGGAGGACTTGAGGGGAAACACGTGGTGGTTCTCGGAGGCACCGGCCCGGTGGGATGTCGGGCTGCGGCGCTTCTGGCGAAGGCGGGCGCGCGGGTGTTCCTGACGTCGCGGACCTTCTCCCGGGCGGAGGCGACGGCCCAGTCCCTGCTGGAGCGCTTCGGCGCCACCGTTTGTCCCGTGGTCGCCAGGTCGCCTGAGGAAACGAGGAGCATCCTCGAAGGAGCGGAGATCGTGCTCGCCGCGGGTGCCGCAGGTGTGACGCTCCTTCCCGAATCTGTCTGGACTTCTCTTTCCGAACTGAAGGTGCTGGCGGACTGCAATGCCGTTCCTCCAGCGGGCATCGAGGGCATCAAGCCCGGCTGGAACGGCCGGGAGCGGGAGGGCAAGATTCTCTTCGGCGCTCTCGGCATCGGGGAGTTGAAGATGCGGGTCCACAAGGCATGCCTGAAACGTCTCTTCGAGGCGAGCGACCGCATCTGGGACGCCGAGGAGGTCTTTGCGGAGGCAAGGGAGCACATGACGACGTGA
- a CDS encoding ATP-grasp domain-containing protein — translation MTILLVAYSARFLAESALSGGFQVRAADYFGDRDLRERVESASVLRDLGEAFSPAALLAVAERLGGEALVYAGGLENHPSLVARLSRRRELLGNPPEVLVAVRDWKRLGEVLRKADLPAPEMFFPGEEGRAESGGRWLVKPRWSAAGAGIHFWRGEVLPRGNVLQEFLPGLSGSFTFLADGRRAVPVGCTEQLIGRKEFGGKPFAWCGNVTPLAFASGGEEAERTETLLRRMAEVLAEMFSLRGLNTVDFVLAGKRGERLPVPVEINPRPSASLEVLEMLLGRSLFGEHVRACRGVLPEEPFRPKSGFFGKGIVFARRKVTVSATGEWRASGRADIPHDGGVIDRGNPVCTVFGQGKTREECLEALQAAALRVRREIGDRLFRRERGEAER, via the coding sequence GTGACCATTCTTCTGGTGGCCTACAGCGCCCGCTTTCTGGCGGAGTCCGCCCTCTCCGGAGGCTTTCAGGTCCGCGCGGCGGATTACTTCGGCGACAGGGATCTCCGGGAGCGGGTGGAGAGCGCCTCGGTCCTGAGGGATCTCGGGGAGGCCTTCTCTCCGGCGGCGCTTCTCGCCGTGGCGGAACGGCTTGGTGGAGAAGCCCTCGTTTACGCAGGAGGACTGGAAAATCACCCCTCCCTTGTGGCCAGGCTCAGCCGGAGGCGGGAACTTCTGGGAAATCCGCCGGAAGTGCTTGTGGCGGTTCGCGACTGGAAACGGCTGGGTGAGGTTCTGCGGAAGGCGGACCTCCCCGCGCCGGAGATGTTCTTCCCCGGAGAGGAAGGACGAGCGGAAAGCGGAGGACGGTGGCTCGTAAAACCCCGGTGGAGCGCCGCCGGCGCGGGAATCCACTTCTGGAGGGGGGAGGTTTTGCCCCGGGGGAACGTGCTCCAGGAATTTCTTCCGGGTCTTTCGGGAAGTTTCACCTTTCTCGCGGACGGGCGGCGCGCCGTCCCGGTGGGATGCACGGAACAACTGATCGGAAGGAAGGAGTTCGGAGGAAAACCCTTTGCCTGGTGCGGCAACGTGACGCCCCTTGCCTTCGCTTCGGGCGGAGAGGAGGCGGAACGCACGGAGACGCTCCTCCGGCGGATGGCGGAGGTCCTGGCCGAGATGTTTTCCCTTCGGGGTCTCAACACGGTCGATTTCGTCCTCGCCGGAAAAAGAGGGGAACGCCTTCCCGTCCCCGTGGAGATCAATCCGCGCCCCTCCGCCTCGCTGGAGGTGTTGGAAATGCTTTTGGGACGGTCCCTCTTCGGAGAGCATGTCCGGGCCTGCCGGGGTGTGCTCCCCGAAGAGCCCTTCCGTCCGAAAAGCGGTTTCTTCGGAAAGGGGATCGTCTTCGCCAGGCGGAAGGTGACCGTCTCCGCCACCGGAGAATGGCGGGCATCGGGCCGCGCCGACATTCCCCACGACGGGGGGGTGATCGACCGGGGCAATCCCGTCTGTACCGTTTTCGGACAGGGAAAAACCCGGGAGGAGTGTCTCGAAGCGCTTCAGGCAGCTGCGCTCCGGGTCCGTAGGGAGATCGGGGATCGTCTTTTTCGCCGGGAGAGAGGGGAGGCGGAGCGATGA
- a CDS encoding molybdopterin dinucleotide binding domain-containing protein, translating to MRLRLVLVTGRTLEQAAGMHKGKCSEEYRAAVSRGEIAPENLAALSLAEGGAALLRTEHGAAEVRLFSADLPAGLLFLPLGPCANALVGDETEGTGMPSFKGIPVEVEPL from the coding sequence ATGAGATTGCGGCTCGTCCTCGTGACGGGAAGGACCCTGGAGCAGGCGGCGGGGATGCACAAGGGAAAGTGCTCGGAGGAGTATCGTGCCGCCGTCAGCCGAGGGGAGATCGCCCCGGAAAACCTGGCGGCCCTTTCCCTCGCCGAGGGAGGAGCGGCCCTTCTCCGCACGGAGCACGGTGCGGCGGAGGTGCGGCTCTTTTCCGCGGACCTGCCGGCGGGACTTCTCTTCCTTCCTCTGGGACCTTGCGCGAATGCCCTCGTGGGCGATGAGACGGAGGGAACGGGCATGCCCTCCTTCAAGGGAATTCCCGTGGAGGTGGAGCCCCTGTGA
- a CDS encoding formylmethanofuran dehydrogenase subunit B codes for MERTEHVTCTFCGCLCDDIAVEHEDGRISSVSRACPNGRAHFLDYASAPHLPRIQGEEVSWEEALAEAARILNAARSPLLYGLSSASTEAIRKAVALADRLGAFVDSTSSVCHGPTGLAMQAVGEPTCTLGEVRSRADLLLFWGCNPAASHPRHFARYSTAAKGRFVPEGRKGRTVIFVDVRLTPGARSADLFLRVDPGCDFEVLTTLRALVREKPLRGTEEACVGGVPLGVLRDVATRLKSCRYGVAFMGMGLTMTRGRDVNVAELFRLVAELNTYTRFSVIPMRGHGNVTGADQVLTWQSGFPFAVSYARGYPRYGPGEFTAVDLLRRGDADAALILASDPAAHFPSRAAARLASIPTVVLDPEESLTARGATVWLPTGKAGIDVSGSAYRMDGVPLRLRPFLAPRRPSDEEVLGWLLEEVAP; via the coding sequence ATGGAACGGACGGAACACGTGACCTGCACGTTCTGCGGTTGTCTCTGCGACGACATTGCCGTGGAGCACGAGGATGGCCGCATTTCCTCGGTGAGCCGGGCCTGCCCGAACGGCAGGGCCCATTTCCTGGATTATGCCTCGGCACCTCACCTTCCCCGCATTCAGGGTGAGGAAGTCTCCTGGGAGGAGGCCCTCGCCGAGGCGGCGCGCATTCTGAACGCCGCTCGAAGCCCACTTCTGTACGGCCTCTCCTCGGCCTCCACGGAGGCGATCCGGAAAGCGGTCGCTCTGGCGGATCGCCTGGGAGCCTTCGTGGACAGCACCTCCTCGGTCTGCCACGGCCCGACGGGCCTTGCCATGCAGGCCGTGGGAGAACCCACCTGCACGCTCGGCGAGGTGCGGAGCCGGGCGGATCTGCTCCTCTTCTGGGGGTGCAATCCGGCGGCCTCGCATCCACGGCACTTCGCCCGCTATTCCACCGCCGCGAAGGGGCGCTTCGTCCCCGAGGGACGCAAGGGAAGGACGGTGATCTTCGTCGATGTGCGCCTCACGCCGGGGGCGCGCAGCGCGGATCTCTTTCTCCGGGTCGATCCGGGGTGCGATTTCGAGGTGCTCACGACCCTTCGTGCCCTGGTCCGTGAAAAACCTCTCCGGGGGACAGAGGAGGCTTGCGTCGGCGGCGTGCCTCTCGGGGTGCTCCGGGACGTGGCGACGCGGCTCAAAAGCTGTCGCTACGGAGTCGCCTTCATGGGCATGGGGCTCACCATGACCCGGGGAAGAGACGTGAACGTGGCGGAACTGTTCCGCCTCGTGGCGGAGCTGAACACCTACACCCGTTTCTCGGTGATTCCCATGCGGGGGCACGGCAACGTCACCGGTGCCGACCAGGTCCTCACCTGGCAGAGCGGCTTTCCCTTCGCGGTGAGCTACGCCAGGGGATATCCCCGGTACGGTCCGGGGGAGTTCACCGCCGTGGACCTGCTTCGCCGAGGGGACGCGGACGCGGCGCTCATTCTCGCCTCCGATCCGGCGGCGCATTTTCCGAGCAGGGCGGCGGCGCGTCTCGCATCGATACCGACGGTCGTCCTCGATCCCGAGGAAAGCCTCACCGCAAGGGGCGCCACGGTGTGGCTGCCCACGGGAAAGGCGGGTATCGACGTCTCCGGGAGCGCCTACCGGATGGATGGCGTTCCCCTGCGGCTTCGGCCTTTTCTCGCGCCTCGGCGCCCCTCCGACGAGGAGGTCCTGGGGTGGCTTCTCGAGGAGGTGGCGCCATGA
- a CDS encoding formylmethanofuran dehydrogenase subunit A translates to MIRIRGGRVVDPANGVDGEVRDLWIREGRIVAPPPEPVPDVEVLDAEGMVVLPGGVDLHSHVAGGKENLGRKLRPEDHREHVRPREGSLRSGSGFTVPSTFLSGYLYAEMGYTTVMEAASAPLFARHAQEELEDLPMVDKGLFITLGNNHFVLECLAGGEEELLRNYVAWLLRATGAYAAKVVNPGGVENWKWGRNVSSLDEEVLSFGVTPRKILSGLAGAVRKLGLPHPLHVHGINLGQTRSAGTTVDTVKTLDGMGGHLCHLQFLSYEEVGEGSSLFRSAASRVAAALETTELSLDVGQIVFGGATTMTSDGPLEYALHRLTGAKWINDDVEGEGGGGVLPLAYDRRSRLSAEQWITGLELFLLLRDPWRLALTTDHPNGGPFFCYPQIMRLLMDRSYREEVIATLPPKVRSGALLSSLDREYSLSEIAVITRAAPARILGLRNKGHLGIGADADVALYDRVFTDGTPCRCAKYPSCRRALSRVRHLVKGGEVVIRDGKIVKEVSGRRLCVIPPFDESLEPRLRKQFSETYSVAFENYALEEGEFPHREVVPCSKT, encoded by the coding sequence ATGATCCGCATACGGGGTGGGCGCGTCGTCGATCCCGCGAACGGCGTCGATGGAGAGGTCCGGGATCTGTGGATCCGGGAGGGGCGCATCGTGGCCCCACCTCCGGAGCCGGTACCGGATGTGGAGGTGCTCGACGCGGAGGGGATGGTGGTCCTTCCGGGAGGCGTGGACCTACACAGCCATGTGGCGGGAGGCAAGGAGAATCTGGGACGGAAGCTCCGTCCCGAGGATCACCGGGAGCACGTGCGCCCCCGGGAGGGATCTCTCCGCTCCGGATCGGGGTTCACCGTTCCCTCCACCTTCCTCTCGGGCTATCTCTACGCCGAAATGGGCTACACCACGGTGATGGAGGCCGCGTCGGCGCCGCTCTTCGCCCGCCATGCCCAGGAGGAGCTGGAGGATCTCCCCATGGTGGACAAGGGGCTCTTCATCACCCTCGGAAACAACCACTTCGTCCTCGAATGTCTCGCCGGGGGGGAGGAGGAGCTGCTCCGCAACTACGTGGCTTGGCTCCTCCGCGCCACCGGCGCCTACGCGGCGAAGGTCGTCAATCCGGGGGGCGTGGAGAACTGGAAATGGGGACGCAACGTGTCCTCCCTGGACGAGGAGGTGCTTTCCTTCGGCGTAACGCCCCGGAAAATTCTCTCCGGCCTCGCCGGGGCAGTGCGGAAGCTCGGCCTTCCCCATCCGCTGCACGTGCACGGCATCAACCTCGGGCAGACCCGCAGCGCGGGCACCACCGTGGACACCGTGAAAACCCTCGACGGAATGGGAGGACACCTCTGCCATCTCCAGTTTCTGAGCTACGAGGAGGTCGGCGAGGGAAGCTCCCTCTTCCGCTCCGCCGCCTCCCGGGTGGCGGCGGCTCTGGAGACGACGGAACTCTCTCTCGACGTGGGGCAGATCGTCTTCGGCGGGGCCACGACCATGACCTCCGATGGGCCGCTGGAGTATGCTCTCCACCGCCTCACCGGGGCGAAGTGGATCAACGACGACGTGGAGGGCGAGGGCGGCGGCGGCGTTCTTCCTCTCGCCTACGACCGAAGGAGCCGTCTTTCCGCGGAACAGTGGATCACCGGTCTGGAACTCTTTCTCCTCCTTCGGGATCCCTGGCGGCTCGCTCTCACCACGGACCACCCCAACGGAGGTCCCTTCTTCTGCTATCCTCAGATCATGCGGCTCCTCATGGACCGGAGCTACCGGGAGGAGGTCATCGCCACCCTTCCGCCGAAGGTCCGCTCTGGGGCGCTCCTTTCCTCCCTGGACCGGGAGTACTCCCTCTCCGAGATCGCCGTGATCACCCGGGCGGCTCCGGCGAGAATTCTCGGCCTGCGGAACAAGGGACATCTCGGCATCGGGGCCGACGCCGACGTGGCGCTCTACGACCGGGTCTTCACCGACGGAACGCCCTGCCGTTGTGCGAAATATCCTTCCTGCCGCCGCGCTCTTTCCCGGGTTCGGCATCTGGTGAAGGGAGGCGAGGTGGTCATCCGGGACGGCAAAATCGTCAAAGAGGTCTCGGGGAGGAGGCTCTGCGTGATTCCGCCCTTCGACGAGAGCCTTGAGCCGCGACTCCGGAAACAGTTCTCCGAGACCTATTCCGTGGCCTTCGAGAACTATGCCCTGGAAGAGGGAGAATTTCCGCACCGGGAGGTGGTGCCGTGCTCGAAAACATGA
- the mptA gene encoding GTP cyclohydrolase MptA — MLENMNMNGDERIFLSLGANLGDRQGNLLQALQYLGARATVRRLSSFYETDPVGCEGAPPFLNAVCEVATDLKPRELLEFLLRIEKRMGRLRPFRNAPRPIDIDLLFYGKRCIDEPDLVVPHPRIAERGFVLIPLAEIAPEFPHPLLGRSAAELAEAVGTSGVKKVERSLRLRLSGDPQQCAPEVSVGLSRVGVTNLERVIRLGGSERSDPALFHAWLDLFADLGPEQAGVHMSRFSDALEELVEELTTSAFPDVESLAERLALAVARTQKARFSQVSIRARYPLTRITPISGKRVEDMATFLSIAASDGERTRHLVGVEMDGLTVCPCAQEMVRSYERRLLLDEGFSEEQAEKILDLLPIASHNQRGRGTLLMGGGEGIRAEHLVSIVEVSMSSEVYELLKRPDEFFLVNKAHRNPRFVEDVVREMLQNLLLVYADFPGNTFVLARQENLESIHRHNAFAEYQGTLAEIRGEIEEGRPRVKHTSLDAWLREGWS, encoded by the coding sequence GTGCTCGAAAACATGAACATGAACGGGGACGAGCGGATCTTTCTGAGCCTGGGGGCGAACCTCGGCGACCGCCAGGGGAATCTCCTCCAGGCGTTGCAGTACCTGGGAGCCCGGGCCACCGTACGCCGTCTTTCCTCCTTCTACGAGACGGATCCCGTTGGGTGCGAGGGAGCACCGCCCTTTCTCAACGCCGTGTGCGAGGTGGCCACGGACCTAAAGCCCCGGGAACTGCTGGAATTTCTGCTGCGCATCGAAAAGCGCATGGGCCGCCTGCGCCCCTTCCGAAACGCACCGCGCCCCATCGACATCGACCTGCTTTTCTACGGAAAGCGGTGCATCGATGAGCCGGATTTGGTGGTGCCCCATCCCCGCATCGCCGAGAGGGGGTTCGTGCTGATCCCGCTGGCGGAAATCGCTCCGGAGTTTCCGCATCCTCTTTTGGGGCGCTCCGCGGCGGAGCTGGCCGAGGCGGTGGGAACCTCTGGAGTGAAGAAGGTGGAGCGGAGCCTCCGACTTCGCCTCTCCGGCGATCCCCAGCAATGCGCTCCCGAGGTGTCCGTGGGCCTTTCCCGGGTAGGGGTGACCAACCTGGAGCGGGTCATTCGCCTCGGAGGCTCGGAGCGGTCGGATCCCGCCCTGTTTCACGCCTGGCTCGACCTCTTCGCCGACCTCGGCCCGGAACAGGCGGGGGTGCACATGTCCCGCTTCTCCGACGCTCTGGAGGAACTGGTGGAAGAGCTCACCACAAGCGCCTTTCCAGACGTGGAATCCCTGGCGGAGCGCCTCGCCCTCGCCGTCGCTCGAACGCAGAAGGCCCGTTTCTCTCAGGTCAGCATTCGTGCACGCTATCCCCTCACCCGGATCACCCCCATTTCGGGAAAGCGCGTGGAGGACATGGCCACCTTCCTGAGCATCGCCGCAAGCGACGGAGAGCGGACGCGCCACCTCGTGGGCGTCGAGATGGACGGTCTCACGGTCTGTCCCTGCGCTCAGGAGATGGTTCGCTCCTACGAACGGCGGCTTCTCCTGGACGAGGGTTTTTCGGAGGAGCAGGCCGAGAAGATCCTGGACCTGCTCCCCATCGCCTCCCACAATCAGCGGGGACGTGGCACGCTTCTCATGGGAGGCGGCGAGGGCATTCGGGCGGAGCATCTCGTGTCCATCGTGGAGGTCTCCATGAGTTCCGAGGTCTACGAACTCCTCAAACGCCCCGACGAATTCTTTCTGGTCAACAAGGCGCATCGCAACCCCCGCTTTGTGGAGGACGTGGTGCGGGAAATGCTCCAGAACCTGCTCCTCGTCTACGCGGATTTTCCAGGGAACACCTTCGTGCTCGCCCGGCAGGAGAATCTGGAAAGCATCCATCGCCACAACGCCTTTGCGGAATATCAGGGAACGCTCGCGGAGATCCGCGGAGAGATCGAGGAAGGGCGCCCGAGGGTGAAACACACCTCCCTCGATGCGTGGCTTCGGGAGGGATGGTCGTGA
- a CDS encoding flavoprotein yields MRNGTCAGRIAWCITGAGHFLEDSLRSATSRDDVDFFLSRAAEEVVRMYRLGDLLAGRQVFRDTTASVPISGRFSGGRYRLLVVAPATSNSVAKFVLGLSDSLVSTLFAQAGKSGVPALVLPTDTVTETWSLTPSGNRVRIRPRAVDLENSRRLASFEGVTVVADPEELARWLARFL; encoded by the coding sequence GTGAGGAACGGAACATGCGCGGGGCGCATCGCCTGGTGCATCACCGGGGCGGGGCACTTTCTCGAGGATTCGCTCCGGAGCGCCACATCCCGGGACGATGTGGACTTCTTTCTCTCCCGGGCGGCGGAGGAGGTGGTGCGGATGTACCGTCTCGGGGATCTCCTCGCGGGACGACAGGTGTTCCGGGACACCACCGCGTCGGTGCCGATCTCGGGACGGTTCTCCGGAGGCCGCTACCGCCTTCTGGTGGTCGCTCCCGCGACATCCAACTCCGTGGCCAAGTTTGTCCTCGGCCTGTCGGACAGCCTGGTCTCCACCCTCTTCGCCCAGGCGGGAAAATCCGGCGTTCCCGCCCTCGTCCTTCCCACGGACACGGTGACGGAAACCTGGTCCCTCACGCCCTCGGGCAACCGGGTGCGCATCCGGCCCCGGGCGGTGGACCTGGAGAATTCGCGCCGGCTCGCCTCCTTCGAGGGAGTGACCGTCGTGGCCGATCCGGAGGAGCTCGCCCGATGGCTCGCACGCTTTTTGTGA